From the genome of Streptomyces sp. NBC_01142:
ACCAGCTGACCCGGTTCCTGGAGCAGCGCGACATCCCGGTCCCCTCGATGGAGAGCGACGACACCAGGTCGTCGATGCCCAGACTCCGGTTCCTCGAGAGGATGATCTCCATCGTGGGTGACTGCCCGGCCGCCGGGGATCCGGCCGGGCGGCCCGAATGAGGCCGCGGAGCCGTGTGACCGGCTTCATCGCCCTGGCTGTGGCGTGGCTGTTGCTCGGCGCTGCCACCGCCTGCTCCACGGACGATCCCGAGCCGGTCACCTTGCGGGTGCTGGCCAGTTCGGGGCTCGCCGATATGCGGCCGGTGCTCGACGATCTCCGCCGGGAGACCGGGATCAGACTGGAGATGGACTACCGGGGCACCGTGGACGCGAGCAACGCACTTGCCCCGGGGGGCTACCGGCACGATCTGGCCTGGCTCTCCTCCGACCGCTATTTCCGGCTCAAGCTGAAGGAGGCCGGGCGCCACACCGAGAAGCCCCTGGCCACCAGCATCATGCGCTCTCCCGTCGTCATCGGTATGAAGTCCGCCGCGGCCGACCGGCTGCGCCGCAGGACGTCCGACGGGCAGATCTCCTGGGCCGATGCGGCGGACGCCGCGGCGGACGGGTCCCTGCGGTTCGGCATGGCCGACCCCCGGCACACCAACAGCGGCCTCGCCGCGCTCGTCGGAGTGGCAACCGCCGCCGCGGGCACGGGCGGCGCACTCCGTCCGCAGGACGTCTCCTGCGACCGGCTGCGTGGCTTCTTCACCGGACACCGGCTCACCGAGGACTCCTCCGATCGCCTGGCCGGCGGATTCGTACAACGCCAGGACGATCTGGACGCCCTCATCACCTACGAGTCCGAACTGCTCTCACTGAACAGCAGCGGAAAGCTCCGCAAGCCGCTGGAGATCGTCTACCCGAAGGACGGCATGGTGCTGTCCGACTACCCGCTGCTGCTGCTCGATCCTGCCAAGCGCGCCGCGTACGACAGACTGGTGGACTGGCTGAAGAGCGAACCGGTCCAGAAGAAGATCATGGAACGCACGCTGCGCCGGCCGATCGATCCGGGTGTGCCCCGGATCCCGCGCCTCCGCGAGCCCGTCGGCAACGCCCTGTACTTCCCGGACGACCAGAAGGTCGTCGACCGGCTCCTCGCCGACTACGGCGATCCCCGGCGGGACAGGCCCGCCCGGGTGATCTTCCTTCTCGACTTCTCCGGGTCGATGCGGGGCGAGCGCATCGCGCAGCTCCGCGCCACCTTCGACGGTCTCAGCGGCGCAGACGATTCACGGTCCGGAAAATTCGTCAGGTTCTACCGGGGCGAGTCGCTCACCGTGATGAGATTCGGCGGCCGTGTACTCGACGAGCGCAACGTGACCTACGAGCGGCAGGGGGACCTGGACCGCCTCCGCGGATTCGTGGCGTCCGACGACTTCGGCGAGAGCACCGCCATCTGGTC
Proteins encoded in this window:
- a CDS encoding VWA domain-containing protein, whose protein sequence is MTGFIALAVAWLLLGAATACSTDDPEPVTLRVLASSGLADMRPVLDDLRRETGIRLEMDYRGTVDASNALAPGGYRHDLAWLSSDRYFRLKLKEAGRHTEKPLATSIMRSPVVIGMKSAAADRLRRRTSDGQISWADAADAAADGSLRFGMADPRHTNSGLAALVGVATAAAGTGGALRPQDVSCDRLRGFFTGHRLTEDSSDRLAGGFVQRQDDLDALITYESELLSLNSSGKLRKPLEIVYPKDGMVLSDYPLLLLDPAKRAAYDRLVDWLKSEPVQKKIMERTLRRPIDPGVPRIPRLREPVGNALYFPDDQKVVDRLLADYGDPRRDRPARVIFLLDFSGSMRGERIAQLRATFDGLSGADDSRSGKFVRFYRGESLTVMRFGGRVLDERNVTYERQGDLDRLRGFVASDDFGESTAIWSTLDHAYQKVSGIVRDHPAQAVSIVLMTDGENNAGMDLDAFVRQYETRPPAARAVRTYTIRYGEADTKELHRAARATGGRMVDATAQSLLSAFKEIRGCVQ